One genomic segment of Mycolicibacterium gilvum includes these proteins:
- a CDS encoding EspA/EspE family type VII secretion system effector: MALGKLWVDANYFYGVADHANMMSSDPALGSAAIATDAAILMQSLAAVGGSTMGATGLATSVATPIINAGLMTLTAASNTLGFGRPEDGERFTDGARQFSEANDELQQAVPPPDWQGDASDAYGLRNTEQQQRAGSMATFDGQIQEVLAEEAGQVQDTRDFVSTRQVMLAAAIPAAITAKLIPPGGAAAAMAIELAAVAATVPFAMQRVTEMVSHSADNADRIRQIGSHYGVVDESAQMPGGLSGAQSGTPAPLRVSESIRGTAGIQQNVAATIDSARSAPDGSAGDVFKTHGVVCTSTAAALKSAELARRSAAEKMHLISTDLSAKLGSSATEYSHTEQQNADAVDRQMPPR; the protein is encoded by the coding sequence ATGGCTTTGGGGAAGCTGTGGGTGGACGCCAATTACTTCTACGGCGTGGCCGATCACGCCAACATGATGAGTTCGGACCCCGCGCTGGGCTCGGCCGCGATCGCCACCGACGCGGCGATCCTGATGCAGTCCCTGGCGGCTGTCGGAGGGTCGACCATGGGTGCGACCGGGCTGGCGACCTCGGTGGCGACGCCGATCATCAACGCCGGTCTGATGACGCTGACCGCGGCGTCCAACACCCTCGGATTCGGCCGGCCCGAAGACGGCGAGCGTTTCACCGACGGCGCCCGACAGTTCTCCGAAGCCAATGATGAACTGCAACAAGCGGTTCCGCCTCCGGACTGGCAAGGTGACGCCAGCGATGCCTACGGTCTGCGCAACACCGAGCAGCAGCAACGGGCCGGCAGCATGGCCACGTTCGACGGGCAGATCCAGGAAGTCCTGGCCGAGGAGGCCGGGCAGGTGCAGGACACCCGCGATTTCGTCTCCACGCGTCAGGTAATGCTGGCCGCAGCCATTCCCGCCGCCATCACTGCGAAGCTCATCCCTCCGGGCGGCGCGGCTGCCGCGATGGCCATCGAGCTCGCGGCCGTCGCCGCGACCGTGCCGTTCGCGATGCAACGGGTCACGGAGATGGTCTCGCACAGTGCCGACAACGCCGACCGGATCCGCCAGATCGGATCGCACTACGGCGTCGTGGACGAGAGCGCGCAGATGCCCGGCGGGCTGTCCGGGGCGCAGTCGGGCACACCCGCACCGCTGCGCGTCTCCGAGTCCATCCGGGGCACCGCCGGAATACAGCAGAATGTCGCCGCGACGATCGACTCGGCGAGGTCCGCGCCCGACGGATCGGCCGGCGACGTGTTCAAGACCCACGGTGTGGTGTGCACCTCCACCGCAGCGGCGTTGAAGTCGGCCGAACTCGCGCGTCGCAGCGCCGCCGAGAAGATGCATCTCATCTCCACCGATCTGAGCGCCAAGCTGGGCTCGTCGGCGACCGAGTACTCCCACACCGAGCAGCAGAACGCCGACGCCGTCGACCGGCAGATGCCTCCGCGCTGA